TCCTTGCCTTCCTCTTGTAGGATAACTGTCCAGCTTCTGTCAAGATTAGTCCTCCTGAGAAGTGGCAGGAAGCGAGCACTTTTCATTGATGGATAGGCAGGAATCATTTGTAACATGTATTCCATTGGAACCGGAGGAGTGAAAGACATGGCGATACGGATGCTGATGGGGCTGGAATCCAAATTCTCCGAGTCTGTTAGGAGCTCAAACCAATCGTCCATCCAGAGGGGAGATCCAGGCTCCAACAGTTTGGTCAAAGAGACAGAAGTTCTCCCCAGCAGTGTTTCTGATTTAGTGTAAGTTGTATAACGCATGAGTTCAAAAACGAGCTCTCCTTCAAGTTCACAGTGAAAGCTAGCGACCTGTTTGTACCCTGATTCAGACTGTATGCTTAGTCTTGTTTTAGTGTTGAAGTGCACATCTGGCTCAGCTTTTCTTAAGGTTACAAAGAGATTGCCTTGATGCCTAACTGGTAAGTCTTTGATTGCTGCAATCTCCACCATGACCTTTACAACAATTACAATATTAGGAATGAGATTTCATCCAATTTATGCATTACAAGGCAGTGAAAGTCACACATCCTCTACCTGGTGGTGCGCCCACATTTTCATAACTTATACGATTGTCTATGAAGCTATTTCTAGCATGAAGCTAATTGTAATGCAATTCTTCAGTGTTCCAAATTCCAACGAGCATACAAGGAAAGAGTTGCATAATACTTGAGCAGCTCCCTctatatattaacaaattatatGCTATAAATAGACTTGGCTTTATGttgaaataaaagaacagaaacagtTGGCGTCCCAGTTGCAtttgaagttcatttagttCTTCCAACACGCGACTAAAGAATTGAGTGGGGGCAGCTTTTCTGTATTTGGACGAAGCCACACGTTAAGTGCAGCTTCTACGGTCAGATAATAGTGCATGTGTATTTGGGCTGAGCACGGTTTCATAGTCCTCGTCATGAGGTTTGTGCCATACGGTAAAGGAATATAGGAAAGACATGGATTGCTTCGGGAGTTTAATTACCTCTACTAGCTTTTTTTGGGGAAGTAGAATGGTATTCTGAATCCCGCCGGATGAAACCGCCTTCTTGGCCACTGTATTCAGCTGAGTAGGAGTTATTGTCGGTGGAGATGGAGCGCTGCCTCTATGCATTGCTCCTGCCTTCCAATAGCTCATACCAAATGTCTCTTCCCACAACTTTGTGGTTTGCAAAAACCCCGCATTGAGCTTCCCACCCTCAGTTCGATTAGAATCAGTATCATCATGTCCTAACACCTTCCCGATGATTGCCACTGTATCTCTACAGTATGAAGCGGGGTTTAACTGGTGAGCGTGCCAGATGAGGTCAATGTCGTATGTCGGGACACAAAAGCATTCGTTTGccttttctctgtttctcttgATCAGATAGAGAAAAGCCTTGTATCTGGCCACGGCTTCTTTAAGAAGTACATCGTCGTTCATATAGGGACGGGACACCTGACAAGAGAAGCAATCCTGTGAGTAATTGTCCACTGCCAAAGAGAGGTTAGATAAAATCCATGTGCCAAAGGTGCGCTTCGATGGATTTCACCAGGAAGTGACCTGAGCTTATAGTTATGTGGCAAGATCCATACAAAACTGGCCAAGAGCCAAACTTAACAGATATGAGTAACATGAGTAAAAGACACATCTTTAAATAGTCCATTTTTATGTTCCTTCTTTCCTCTGACATTCCATAATATGGTCGCTTCGTAAACCTCAAGTGTCTACAAAACAATATCATCCCCAAAATTCAGGGTTCAGTTCAATTAGTTAGATGCAATTTTTAGTTTCTCTGAGTTACTTGTTGTACCTCCAGTATCCCCAGCGCTAGAGTCCATTAGATGTGAACAACTTTAACTGGGAAGGGCGATATATATGAATTCAAATTTAGGGAGATGTAGAATGATCAGTGAAAATAGGACTCGGAGTTAAGAGATCATGTACAATGATCCTTCCGAAAGAATCATAGCCTTTAGGTGATAAATTACTGTCATGCCGTGATAAATTCATCCCTGTACCTggtaaaagaaagaactctgcCTCTTGACAGCTGCAACTAAGTCATAATCACTGTCTCTTGGAGCTCCCATGGTATTTCCAGCTCCACTCTTTGACAGGTTGCCATTAATGTTGAGTTCATAAGGTTCACTTGGATACATTCTGTTCCAGATTGCTTCAGTTTGTTTAGCGCAGGTTCCTTGGACAGAAGATAAAACATTCCAGTTGTCCAAAATGCTCCCATACAATTCCCGACAGTCGATCTTATACTGCACCTGGGGACCAAAAAACGTGAATACCTGGGAAAGTTTCCCTTCAATGGGTAAAGAGAAAGCAGAAGAGGATGATAGAGTTCTAGAGAGCAAGACACATATGCCTCATTATATTCTACCGGGTTAAGCCTATGACAGTGCCATATCCATTCGCAGTCAAAAGGCACCACCAGGGGTCCTTCAGAAATCGGAGAATCTAAGTGCTTGGCGAGCAGGGGAAGCCAGCAATGCTTGTATCTGAATTTagcacaaaattgaaaaatctgaGAACCAGAAGATATTGTTAGGTGTGCAAAAAGAGAAATACCATCTTCGAGTCTCTGGCAAAGTTAATTATCTCAAGATGGGAGAGTGAAATTTCATTAGCTTTgattaaaactgaaaaattggTCAAGAATGCACTAAAGCTCCATAACAAGTTTTATCTTGTGACCAAGCAAGGCGCAACAGATACTGTTAAAATATCTGTATCTGGTTCACTCAATGGTCTGAGATTCACTGCTCACCGACAAATGGCATGGTCCAACACTGGGCCGCCGTAGAGATGCCGATTCCTATCTACTGCTGCTAGAAACTTTAGTTGTTGCTTAGCACCCGCCACGAGGTCTGTGCTTGTGACTATCTGCTGTGCTTCAGCCCACTCCAGGTTTTGTTGCTTCTGCTCCATCACCTGCATAGAGGTCGGCAGCAACCATGAGTTTCAGAATGGGAAAGAAAATTCTCTTGCTGTTACGTAGGCACATCCTAATGTGCTAAAgcggttgattttcttttccggAATTCCTCATGAAATTAAACTAAAAGTGACCCAAAAGGCAAAACACTGCATAGATGAATTAAAATCATGAGAGTAGAAGTTACAAGAGGTCATGCGGGTTCATTAGTTGTTAATGTCTGCAGGGCGGGTAATGCAAATTAACTCTGAAAAACTAATGTAAGACCCGTTAAGCCATTTTTCGAAACTTTGCAGGACGAAGTTACGTTACCTGtatcagttttctttttattagatGATAACAAATTCACGGTTCTATCCTACTCACAGTAGGCCATATGTAGGCTCTGTATCTCCAATTCAGATCATCATTTCGCTAGTCCTACGAATGTAAAATTGCGAAACTAATCTTGCAATACGCAATATTGTGCTATGCATGCGCCACAAATTCCTTACCATggctctttctttttgtgattctCCGAGGAAATGCTACAACTAAGAAGGCAAAGATGGCGAGGAGTCTTAACCCTTCTTTATGGTGAAAGTGCAATGTCTAACTGGATTTGTTTCTCTCCTGTTTCAGCTGTTGTCTAGGAGGTTGATATTTATGGATTCCCTAGGATGAACAGGGAGCGAGATGGAGAATGAACTTGATCTTTGGATATGGTTGAGAAAACAAGAAATCTCTTCTGAGTTATGGTGCTAGTCACACTTTGGGCGCTTTATTGGCATTCAGTTGTAGTTCTGTGAAGAGTTTTCGGCATGCACGCAAGAAACTTCACTTCTTGTTGGGTATCATCGATTATGTCATAAGTTATATGTGATCTCCTCCAACAGCTCATTGGAGAGACAATTTGTCGTGTTAGTAACTAGTGCATCGGCATCGATCTTGATTCCCATGGTCGATAGATGCCACGATGGAACACTGTAATGGGAGACTGAAGCGCGGGGAGATGTCgtattctcctttttttcctagGATTGGATCACCAGCTGCAATTTTGTGGGGGCAGACAGAATTTCCATAGTGTTCTCACCTTCGGAAGGAACCTAAAGAGTCTGTCTAA
The window above is part of the Eucalyptus grandis isolate ANBG69807.140 chromosome 6, ASM1654582v1, whole genome shotgun sequence genome. Proteins encoded here:
- the LOC104451813 gene encoding glycine-rich domain-containing protein 2 — its product is MVMEQKQQNLEWAEAQQIVTSTDLVAGAKQQLKFLAAVDRNRHLYGGPVLDHAICRYKHCWLPLLAKHLDSPISEGPLVVPFDCEWIWHCHRLNPVQYKIDCRELYGSILDNWNVLSSVQGTCAKQTEAIWNRMYPSEPYELNINGNLSKSGAGNTMGAPRDSDYDLVAAVKRQSSFFYQVSRPYMNDDVLLKEAVARYKAFLYLIKRNREKANECFCVPTYDIDLIWHAHQLNPASYCRDTVAIIGKVLGHDDTDSNRTEGGKLNAGFLQTTKLWEETFGMSYWKAGAMHRGSAPSPPTITPTQLNTVAKKAVSSGGIQNTILLPQKKLVEVMVEIAAIKDLPVRHQGNLFVTLRKAEPDVHFNTKTRLSIQSESGYKQVASFHCELEGELVFELMRYTTYTKSETLLGRTSVSLTKLLEPGSPLWMDDWFELLTDSENLDSSPISIRIAMSFTPPVPMEYMLQMIPAYPSMKSARFLPLLRRTNLDRSWTVILQEEGKEIINMQMRDSKVVVADKNRLPRELIRTAGDGKAYLLAELQGTGWSLMNSKWFFCLERDSSGDSHVFKLTGDRQVIIYPGKKLEYEVRNCCEKEDEQGFMTAVEYSEAYPYGKLVALLNLKCGIVKVKEDWMVLPAVISAFILSNMLQHNMKNKDNGEWMDDALDTSVCNKEENRKEAEGKYSSDVYADNYQFLATPIMFSNCVDAVDVQERIETRVSFSGSNEGGPGANNHNGSSAEMVAGGACSSCGGGCSGGCSGCRGGSCRGGGCGGGGGCSSRCSGGR